From Candidatus Acidiferrales bacterium, one genomic window encodes:
- the cobA gene encoding uroporphyrinogen-III C-methyltransferase, with protein MPKQSSVGKVYLVGAGPGDPGLLTLRAREILERAGVVVFDHLANPELLALAPPKAKRIYAGKQAGAHALSQDRINRLLANEAKRGKIVVRLKGGDPFIFGRGGEEAEALAAAAVPFEIIPGVSSGYAAPAYAGIPVTHRAVASSVAFITGHEDPEKGARGLVVDARRGASVDGERSPQADLGGAVSSLHWAELATGVDTLVFFMGLRNLPVIASKLITHGRPSRTPVAVIRWGTRPDQQVVTGTLTDIAARVEEAGLEPPALTVVGDVVALREKLGWFEKKALFGRRIVITRARHQASALRRALEELGAQVIELPTIAIARPRSWRDLDRAIRRLDQYDWVLFTSANGVRKFFERIAAAQKDVRAMGSARLCAIGPATAKELAGYHLRADIVPNEYRAEGIVQALKRYDLRGKKILLPRARVARDVVPRELGRLGATVDVVEAYRAVIPRENKKLAHEIFSHSRPDMITFTSSSTVENFAALLDVRSLKKILAGVKIASIGPITSRNIRRFGCRPAIQANYYTIPALVEAIQEYFSRQHS; from the coding sequence ATGCCCAAGCAGTCTTCCGTCGGAAAGGTCTATCTCGTCGGCGCTGGGCCGGGCGATCCCGGGCTGCTGACCCTGCGTGCCCGCGAAATCCTCGAACGCGCCGGCGTTGTTGTCTTCGACCACCTTGCCAATCCAGAGCTGCTCGCTCTGGCTCCCCCAAAAGCGAAGCGCATTTACGCGGGCAAACAGGCTGGCGCGCATGCCCTTTCGCAGGACAGGATCAATCGTCTGCTCGCAAACGAGGCAAAGCGCGGCAAGATTGTCGTCCGGCTCAAGGGCGGCGATCCCTTCATTTTTGGTCGTGGCGGCGAGGAGGCTGAGGCGCTGGCTGCGGCGGCGGTTCCCTTTGAGATCATCCCGGGAGTCAGTTCCGGCTATGCCGCTCCTGCCTACGCTGGCATCCCGGTAACGCATCGCGCCGTTGCGTCCTCCGTTGCTTTTATCACCGGACACGAAGACCCCGAGAAAGGCGCCCGAGGCTTGGTTGTGGACGCGCGGCGGGGCGCATCCGTTGACGGTGAGCGTTCACCCCAGGCCGACTTGGGCGGAGCGGTGTCTTCGCTCCACTGGGCCGAGCTCGCCACCGGGGTAGACACGCTTGTGTTCTTTATGGGCCTGCGAAATCTTCCCGTCATCGCCAGCAAGCTAATCACTCACGGCCGGCCGTCGCGCACGCCAGTGGCGGTGATCCGATGGGGGACGCGGCCGGACCAGCAGGTGGTTACCGGGACGCTGACCGACATCGCCGCTCGCGTCGAAGAAGCAGGCCTCGAGCCCCCGGCCTTGACCGTGGTGGGCGACGTCGTCGCGCTGCGCGAGAAGCTCGGCTGGTTCGAGAAGAAAGCGCTTTTCGGCCGGCGCATCGTCATCACCCGCGCCCGCCACCAAGCAAGCGCGCTTCGTCGCGCTCTGGAAGAACTTGGTGCTCAGGTCATCGAACTGCCGACGATCGCCATCGCCCGTCCCCGCAGTTGGCGGGACCTCGACCGCGCCATCCGCCGGCTTGATCAATACGACTGGGTTCTCTTTACGAGCGCGAACGGGGTGCGAAAATTTTTTGAGCGGATTGCGGCGGCGCAAAAGGATGTGCGAGCCATGGGTTCCGCCCGTCTCTGCGCCATCGGACCCGCCACGGCCAAGGAACTGGCCGGATATCACCTGCGAGCCGATATCGTCCCCAACGAGTATCGCGCCGAAGGTATCGTTCAGGCGCTCAAAAGATATGATCTTCGCGGCAAAAAGATTCTATTGCCCCGAGCGCGCGTCGCCCGGGATGTGGTTCCCAGGGAGCTCGGCCGGCTCGGCGCGACGGTAGATGTCGTCGAAGCCTACCGCGCCGTCATTCCGAGAGAAAACAAAAAGCTGGCACATGAAATCTTTTCTCACTCACGGCCGGACATGATTACTTTCACAAGCTCATCGACCGTCGAGAATTTTGCTGCCCTTTTGGACGTGAGGTCACTCAAGAAGATTCTCGCCGGCGTGAAAATTGCCTCCATCGGCCCCATCACCAGCCGCAACATTCGCCGCTTCGGTTGCCGTCCGGCCATCCAGGCAAATTACTACACGATTCCTGCGCTGGTGGAGGCGATCCAGGAATACTTTAGTCGCCAGCATAGTTGA
- a CDS encoding GTPase, with protein MPANLTPEYLHAEKRFKAAQTGSEKLDALEEMLATIPKHKGTEKMQADIKRRMAKVRGELQHKGGPARGAAVPHIEKQGAGQVVLIGAPNTGKSLLVRKLTHATPEVAEYPFTTRLPCPGMMPFEDIQIQLVDLPPVHPQSLESWLPQVIRYADAALLVVDLGAPDLLDEIETTVGQLEKSRILLRHQPLLDRPAGLPAGTATPAGCIALPTLLVANKRDMPGAGENASALEELYRGRFPMISVSADSGEGLEDLKRAIFTRLDILRVYTKAPGKKADYTAPYVLKRGATVVTLAERVHKDLAQSFRYARVWGHGKFEGQMVQRDYALVDRDVIELHC; from the coding sequence ATGCCGGCCAATCTCACCCCTGAATACCTCCACGCCGAAAAGCGGTTCAAAGCCGCACAAACGGGCAGCGAAAAACTTGACGCCCTCGAAGAGATGCTTGCGACGATTCCCAAACATAAAGGCACCGAGAAAATGCAGGCGGACATCAAGCGCCGTATGGCCAAGGTGCGCGGCGAGCTGCAGCACAAGGGCGGGCCTGCCCGCGGTGCTGCTGTTCCCCATATCGAAAAGCAGGGCGCCGGCCAGGTGGTTTTGATCGGCGCCCCCAACACCGGCAAATCGCTTCTTGTTCGGAAACTGACGCACGCCACGCCGGAGGTGGCTGAGTATCCCTTCACCACGCGCCTGCCCTGTCCCGGCATGATGCCGTTTGAAGACATTCAAATTCAGCTTGTTGATTTGCCGCCCGTCCATCCGCAATCTTTGGAAAGTTGGCTGCCGCAGGTGATTCGTTACGCCGATGCAGCCTTGCTGGTGGTAGATCTGGGTGCGCCCGATTTGCTGGACGAGATTGAAACCACGGTCGGCCAATTGGAAAAATCGAGGATCCTCCTGCGGCACCAGCCTCTGCTTGACCGGCCAGCAGGCCTCCCTGCCGGAACGGCCACTCCGGCCGGATGCATTGCGCTCCCAACGCTCCTGGTGGCCAACAAGCGAGATATGCCCGGGGCCGGAGAAAATGCTTCGGCGCTTGAGGAACTCTATCGCGGCCGGTTCCCCATGATTTCTGTGTCTGCGGATTCGGGCGAGGGGCTTGAGGATTTGAAGCGCGCCATCTTCACCCGGCTGGATATTCTGCGCGTTTACACAAAAGCACCCGGCAAGAAAGCGGACTACACCGCGCCCTATGTCCTGAAGCGCGGCGCCACCGTCGTCACCCTCGCCGAACGCGTCCACAAGGATCTTGCCCAATCCTTTCGATACGCTCGCGTTTGGGGCCACGGAAAGTTTGAAGGCCAGATGGTCCAGCGCGACTACGCGCTGGTGGATCGCGACGTCATTGAGCTCCATTGTTAG
- a CDS encoding cold shock domain-containing protein codes for MKATGRVKWFNNSKGYGFIGQDDGTDVFVHYTAIVGDSYKTLQEGELVEFEIVQGQKGPQAANVVKIS; via the coding sequence GTGAAAGCGACAGGACGCGTAAAATGGTTCAATAACAGCAAGGGGTACGGCTTCATCGGCCAGGACGACGGTACCGACGTTTTTGTGCACTACACCGCGATCGTCGGTGATAGCTACAAGACCCTGCAAGAAGGGGAATTGGTCGAGTTCGAGATCGTTCAGGGCCAGAAGGGACCCCAGGCTGCCAACGTCGTCAAGATATCATAA
- a CDS encoding inositol-3-phosphate synthase, with the protein MERPAKIPPAKGKIGVLTPGMGAVTTTFFAGVEAVRRGLAKPFGSLTQLGTIRLGKRTENRVPKISEFVPLASLDDLVFGGWDIFPDSAYQAAIKAGVLERSLVHQLKPFLNSIRPMKAVFHKNYVKRLDGSNVKKAKTKWDLALKLKDDMAKFKEKNKCDRLIMVWCASTEVYRKPSEVHKDAASFVRALKENHEDIAPSMIYAYAAITSGVPFANGAPNLTVDIPAMIELAQSNNVPICGKDFKTGQTLMKTIVAPGLKARMLGVDGWFSTNILGNRDGEVLDDPESFKTKEESKLGVLEYILQPQVYPELYGKLYHKVRINYYPPRGDNKEGWDSIDIFGWLGYPMQIKIDFLCRDSILAAPIVLDLVLLLDLAKRARMRGIQEWLSFYFKSPMCAPELYPEHDLFIQLMKLKNTLRWLKGEKLITHLGTEYYD; encoded by the coding sequence ATGGAGCGTCCTGCCAAAATTCCTCCGGCCAAGGGCAAGATTGGAGTCCTCACACCCGGCATGGGGGCGGTGACAACCACTTTTTTCGCCGGCGTGGAAGCCGTGCGCCGCGGCCTGGCCAAGCCTTTCGGTTCGTTGACCCAGTTGGGTACCATTCGGCTTGGCAAGCGTACGGAAAATCGCGTACCGAAGATCAGCGAATTTGTGCCGCTTGCTTCTCTCGACGATCTGGTGTTTGGCGGCTGGGATATTTTCCCGGATAGCGCCTACCAGGCAGCGATCAAGGCCGGCGTGCTCGAGCGCTCGCTCGTGCACCAGTTGAAACCCTTTTTGAACAGCATCCGACCCATGAAGGCGGTCTTCCATAAAAACTACGTCAAGAGGCTCGACGGGTCCAACGTCAAAAAAGCCAAAACGAAGTGGGATCTTGCCCTGAAGCTCAAGGACGATATGGCGAAGTTCAAGGAGAAGAACAAGTGCGACCGCCTGATCATGGTTTGGTGCGCTTCCACCGAGGTGTATCGCAAACCCTCGGAGGTCCACAAGGACGCCGCCAGCTTCGTGCGCGCGCTCAAAGAAAACCACGAGGACATTGCCCCCAGCATGATCTACGCGTACGCGGCGATCACGAGCGGCGTCCCCTTTGCCAATGGCGCGCCCAACTTGACCGTGGACATCCCGGCCATGATTGAACTCGCGCAATCGAACAACGTGCCGATCTGCGGCAAGGACTTCAAGACCGGACAGACGCTCATGAAAACCATCGTCGCCCCCGGGCTCAAAGCGCGCATGCTTGGCGTGGACGGCTGGTTCTCCACCAACATTTTGGGCAACCGGGACGGCGAGGTGCTGGACGACCCGGAATCCTTCAAAACGAAAGAAGAATCCAAGTTAGGCGTGCTCGAATACATCCTTCAACCGCAGGTCTATCCGGAGCTTTACGGCAAGCTCTACCACAAGGTGCGCATCAATTACTATCCGCCTCGGGGCGATAACAAGGAAGGCTGGGACAGCATTGATATTTTCGGCTGGCTGGGCTACCCGATGCAGATCAAGATCGATTTCCTGTGCCGCGATTCGATCCTGGCGGCGCCCATTGTTCTCGATCTCGTTCTCCTCCTCGATCTTGCCAAGCGCGCCCGGATGCGCGGCATCCAGGAGTGGCTGTCGTTTTATTTCAAAAGTCCCATGTGCGCCCCTGAGCTTTATCCCGAGCACGACCTTTTCATCCAGCTCATGAAGCTCAAAAACACCCTCCGCTGGCTCAAGGGCGAGAAATTGATCACGCACCTGGGCACGGAATACTATGACTAA
- the polX gene encoding DNA polymerase/3'-5' exonuclease PolX has protein sequence MENREIAKILRETANLLELDGAQIGRYRSYEKSAQVIESLSERIEDIARDPAGDLTALPAIGDRMAEHIQEIVSTGGYKLHRQLLKKYPPTILEVLSLQGLGPKKVAVLWKTFKAGTVSDVENLAREGKLRDLAGFGEKTEQNILKAVEVHKRSAGRFHIHVADGTAALLVDYIERLGDRVESITPAGSLRRGKETIGDLDLLLISENGKAVSEHTLKYPEIDQVLAHGENKVSFRLRNTLQVDVRILDKKNFGAALMYFTGSKEHNIALRGLANKLGYTLNEYGLSTLKGNRIVASRTEEEIYHRLGLHYIEPELRENTGEIEAALKNKLPRLVALNDIRGDLQMHTTASDGKNSIEEMAQAAKRLGYKYIALTEHSKAVTVANGLDEKRALQQIKKIREAQKRTDGIRLLAGMEVDINKDGSLDLDDEVLAQLDVVVCSVHSYMNMESSAMTDRLLRAMANKRLQILAHPTGRLLLRRDPFPFDIQKVLDEAKKRGVVMELNAFPDRLDLKDIHLRMAKERGVKIVISTDAHATTHLEWMPYGVKMARRGWLEKKDVLNTLPLDKMMAELRGNGP, from the coding sequence ATGGAAAATCGGGAGATTGCCAAGATCCTGCGCGAGACCGCCAACCTGCTCGAGCTCGATGGCGCTCAGATTGGCCGCTACCGCAGCTACGAGAAGTCTGCCCAGGTGATTGAATCCCTATCCGAGCGCATCGAAGACATTGCCCGCGACCCCGCCGGGGATTTGACGGCGCTTCCCGCGATTGGCGATCGCATGGCCGAGCATATCCAGGAAATCGTGAGCACCGGCGGCTACAAACTTCACCGGCAACTGCTCAAGAAATATCCGCCGACCATCCTGGAGGTCCTCTCGCTGCAAGGGCTTGGTCCCAAGAAGGTTGCTGTCCTCTGGAAAACTTTCAAAGCGGGCACTGTCTCGGACGTTGAAAATCTTGCCCGCGAGGGCAAGTTGCGCGACCTGGCTGGCTTTGGCGAAAAGACCGAGCAAAACATTTTGAAGGCGGTTGAAGTCCACAAACGTTCGGCCGGCCGGTTCCACATCCACGTGGCCGACGGCACGGCGGCATTGCTTGTGGATTATATCGAAAGGCTCGGGGACCGCGTCGAGAGCATCACCCCGGCTGGCTCTCTCCGCCGCGGCAAGGAGACCATCGGCGATCTCGACTTGCTGCTGATTTCCGAAAACGGCAAAGCGGTGAGCGAGCACACCTTGAAATACCCCGAGATTGACCAGGTGCTGGCTCACGGGGAGAACAAGGTCAGTTTCCGGCTAAGAAATACCCTGCAAGTGGACGTGCGCATTTTGGACAAGAAGAATTTTGGCGCGGCGTTGATGTACTTCACCGGTTCCAAGGAGCATAATATCGCCCTCCGCGGCCTGGCCAACAAACTGGGCTATACGCTGAACGAATACGGGCTATCCACCCTCAAGGGCAACCGCATAGTGGCCAGCCGCACCGAGGAAGAAATCTACCACCGCCTCGGCTTGCACTACATTGAACCCGAACTTCGAGAGAACACCGGCGAAATCGAGGCCGCGCTGAAAAACAAGCTTCCCCGGCTGGTTGCGCTCAACGACATTCGCGGCGACCTTCAGATGCACACCACCGCCAGCGACGGCAAAAACTCCATTGAGGAGATGGCACAGGCCGCCAAGAGGCTCGGCTACAAGTACATCGCACTTACCGAACATTCCAAAGCGGTCACGGTGGCGAACGGCCTCGATGAGAAGCGCGCGCTCCAGCAGATCAAGAAAATTCGCGAGGCCCAAAAACGCACCGACGGCATTCGGCTCTTGGCCGGGATGGAAGTGGACATCAACAAAGACGGCTCGCTCGATCTGGATGACGAAGTCTTGGCGCAGCTCGACGTTGTCGTTTGCTCTGTCCACTCCTACATGAACATGGAATCGTCCGCCATGACCGACCGGCTGCTGCGCGCCATGGCGAACAAGCGCCTTCAGATTCTGGCCCATCCCACCGGACGCCTGCTGTTGCGTCGCGATCCCTTCCCCTTTGATATCCAAAAGGTTTTGGACGAGGCCAAGAAGCGCGGCGTGGTGATGGAACTGAATGCCTTTCCCGACAGGCTGGACTTGAAGGACATTCACCTTCGCATGGCCAAGGAGCGGGGAGTGAAAATCGTTATTTCCACCGATGCCCACGCCACCACCCACCTGGAGTGGATGCCATACGGTGTGAAGATGGCCCGGCGCGGCTGGCTCGAAAAGAAGGATGTCCTCAATACCCTCCCCCTCGACAAGATGATGGCGGAGTTGAGGGGAAATGGGCCGTAG
- the hemC gene encoding hydroxymethylbilane synthase codes for MSPDTLVIGSRGSALALWQAGWARARLEEQHSISARIAVIQTTGDKITDVPLGQMGGSKALFTKEIEEALLAHRVDLAVHSMKDVPTELPAGLVIAAVSEREDPRDAWISRSGATLKDLPGGRVGTSSLRRTCQLRLLRPDLEIRPLRGNLDTRLRKLDEGQFEAIVLAAAGLKRLGLESRVTEFFSPERMIPAVGQGALAIEIRHQDTRTGQFIACLDHLSTRLATLAERSLLRRLGGGCQVPIAANAAIQSDTLRLVALVASPDGACVVRGTRSGPVGSAEEIGQHLAEELLERGAGKILAEIYSHSALAPPGAG; via the coding sequence TTGTCTCCCGATACTCTTGTGATCGGCTCCCGCGGCAGTGCTCTCGCCCTCTGGCAAGCCGGTTGGGCCAGGGCGAGGCTCGAAGAGCAACACAGCATCTCTGCCCGCATCGCGGTGATCCAAACGACGGGTGACAAAATCACCGACGTTCCTCTTGGTCAGATGGGCGGCAGCAAAGCGCTCTTCACCAAGGAAATTGAAGAGGCCCTCCTCGCCCATCGCGTGGACCTGGCTGTACACAGTATGAAAGATGTGCCCACCGAATTGCCCGCCGGGCTCGTGATCGCCGCCGTGAGTGAGCGCGAAGATCCACGCGATGCGTGGATTTCTCGTTCCGGCGCCACGCTGAAGGATTTGCCGGGCGGCAGGGTCGGCACCAGCAGCCTTCGGCGGACATGCCAGTTGCGCCTTCTTCGCCCGGACCTGGAAATTAGGCCCTTGCGTGGCAATCTCGACACGCGCCTGCGGAAATTGGATGAAGGACAGTTCGAGGCCATCGTGCTGGCCGCGGCGGGATTGAAGCGGCTGGGGCTTGAATCGCGCGTCACCGAGTTCTTTTCCCCCGAGCGCATGATCCCGGCAGTTGGCCAGGGTGCGCTGGCCATCGAAATCCGCCACCAAGACACGCGGACAGGGCAGTTCATTGCTTGCCTCGATCACCTCTCGACGCGTCTGGCAACGCTCGCCGAGCGTTCCCTTCTCCGAAGGCTCGGTGGCGGTTGCCAGGTGCCGATTGCCGCCAACGCTGCCATCCAGAGCGATACCTTGCGACTGGTTGCCCTGGTCGCGTCGCCGGACGGGGCTTGCGTGGTGCGCGGGACAAGGTCTGGCCCGGTGGGCAGCGCTGAGGAGATCGGCCAACATCTGGCGGAGGAGCTTCTCGAGCGCGGCGCCGGCAAAATTTTGGCGGAGATTTACTCGCACTCAGCCCTTGCGCCACCGGGTGCCGGATAG
- the hemA gene encoding glutamyl-tRNA reductase, producing MNLALVGLNHRTAPVEIREQLCFSEKELPSALEQVRALDGITEAIIFSTCNRVELLASGADGCDVAAALARFLSENRSFPLINLEQHLYRHRQRDAIRHIFRVAASLDSMVLGEPQILGQVKAAFTMAKTAGTVGALLEELLTGAFHVAKRVRTETAIGTAAVSISYAAVELAKKIFGRLEGKTVLVIGAGKMSELAAKHLLSSGASTVFVANRTHERAHELAQIFGGKAIRFENLPDYIEQSDIIISSTGAPHHIIRKSDAQKFLARRKNRPMFFVDIAVPRDIDPEINQLDNIFLYDIDDLEQVVEANRKERAREAQIAEEIVSREAEKLIHRLKALDVVPTIVSLQQRLEEVRAEELERARSKLGPLTPEQEQAVDFVTRSMVNKILHSPIQQLKSVARQPDGLRLVEFVKKVFNLKD from the coding sequence ATGAACCTCGCTCTCGTGGGTCTCAATCATCGGACTGCTCCGGTAGAAATTCGGGAACAGCTTTGCTTTTCCGAAAAGGAACTACCGTCGGCTCTCGAGCAAGTGCGTGCCTTGGATGGGATCACGGAAGCGATCATCTTTTCCACCTGCAATCGGGTGGAGCTTCTGGCCAGTGGTGCAGACGGCTGCGATGTCGCCGCGGCCCTGGCGCGATTTCTCTCCGAAAACCGCTCTTTTCCCCTGATCAATCTCGAACAGCATCTCTACCGGCACCGGCAGCGTGACGCCATCCGCCACATTTTCCGCGTGGCCGCGAGCCTGGATTCGATGGTTCTCGGCGAACCGCAGATCCTCGGCCAGGTCAAAGCCGCCTTTACCATGGCCAAGACAGCGGGAACGGTCGGCGCCTTGCTCGAGGAGCTTTTGACCGGGGCTTTTCACGTCGCCAAGCGAGTTCGCACGGAAACCGCGATCGGTACGGCGGCTGTCTCCATCAGCTACGCGGCCGTCGAACTGGCCAAGAAGATTTTTGGCCGATTGGAAGGCAAAACGGTTCTGGTCATTGGCGCTGGCAAGATGAGCGAGTTGGCGGCCAAGCATTTGCTCAGCTCGGGGGCTTCCACCGTTTTTGTTGCCAACCGGACGCACGAGCGGGCGCACGAGCTGGCGCAGATCTTCGGCGGCAAGGCCATTCGCTTTGAAAACCTGCCCGACTACATCGAGCAATCCGATATCATCATCAGCTCGACAGGCGCCCCGCACCACATCATTCGGAAATCCGACGCTCAGAAGTTCCTCGCTCGGCGCAAGAATCGGCCCATGTTTTTCGTGGACATTGCCGTGCCGCGCGACATCGACCCCGAAATCAATCAGCTCGACAACATCTTCCTTTACGACATTGACGACCTCGAGCAGGTCGTCGAGGCAAACCGGAAAGAGCGAGCCCGCGAGGCCCAGATTGCGGAAGAGATCGTCAGTCGAGAAGCGGAAAAGCTGATCCACCGGCTCAAAGCTCTGGACGTGGTGCCGACGATTGTTTCCTTGCAGCAGCGGCTGGAGGAAGTGCGCGCCGAGGAGCTGGAACGCGCCCGGTCCAAGCTCGGTCCACTCACCCCCGAACAGGAGCAGGCGGTGGATTTTGTGACTCGCAGCATGGTCAACAAGATTTTGCATTCGCCCATCCAGCAACTGAAATCAGTCGCCAGGCAGCCGGATGGGTTGCGGCTGGTCGAATTTGTGAAAAAGGTTTTTAACCTGAAGGATTAA
- a CDS encoding LytTR family DNA-binding domain-containing protein, with the protein MASDQEMQISALIVDDEKPARDELAFLLKAFPEINLIAQGRNGVEAVQLIKEHDPDLVFLDVQMPGLDGFGVIKKLVDRHLRVPYIVFATAYDHYAVHAFEVNAVDYLLKPFDKLRVGKAVARARKLLEARSSPAERIESLIHQLERKPGKRVKLLLKSAQRLFLIDAEEMIYSSIEDGLITIVTRELEGQSNFRTIEELQGSLDASVFWRAHRSYLVNINRIKEVVPWFKSSYQLRMDDKKQTEIPVSRAQTKRLRELLKL; encoded by the coding sequence TTGGCGAGCGACCAAGAGATGCAGATTTCTGCCCTCATCGTTGATGATGAGAAGCCGGCTCGAGACGAGCTGGCCTTCCTGCTGAAAGCTTTTCCAGAAATCAATCTGATCGCGCAGGGCCGGAACGGCGTGGAGGCGGTTCAGCTTATCAAGGAACACGACCCGGACCTGGTTTTCCTGGACGTGCAGATGCCGGGACTCGATGGTTTTGGGGTGATCAAGAAGCTTGTGGACAGACATCTTCGTGTGCCCTACATCGTTTTCGCCACGGCGTACGATCATTACGCGGTGCATGCCTTTGAAGTGAACGCGGTGGACTATCTCCTCAAACCTTTCGACAAGCTTCGGGTGGGCAAAGCGGTGGCGCGGGCACGAAAGCTCCTGGAAGCGCGATCGTCGCCGGCCGAGCGCATTGAGTCGCTCATCCATCAGCTTGAGCGGAAGCCCGGCAAGAGGGTCAAGCTGCTCCTCAAAAGCGCTCAACGGCTGTTCCTGATTGACGCGGAAGAGATGATCTATTCCTCCATCGAGGACGGTCTCATTACGATTGTGACGCGAGAGTTGGAAGGCCAATCGAACTTCCGGACGATCGAAGAGTTGCAAGGCAGCCTCGACGCGAGCGTTTTCTGGCGCGCGCATCGCTCTTATCTGGTCAACATCAACCGGATCAAAGAGGTTGTGCCCTGGTTCAAGTCCTCCTACCAACTGCGCATGGACGACAAGAAACAAACCGAGATTCCGGTCAGCCGCGCCCAGACAAAACGCCTGCGCGAACTGCTCAAGCTGTAA
- a CDS encoding NUDIX hydrolase, which yields MKLSSKCKVKGSRVIFRGPIFTVRRDLVVEPGNIKAIRDVVEHRGSVVLLPIFPDGKILMVRQYRHAVKRSLWELVAGHIEPGESPLAAARRELREEAGYRAARCVRLLAFFPTPGFVSERMVLYRLEGLRPGQAAPEDDERIVSRKFSLSQLLRMIRRGRIADAKSIAGILFYAIFSKRRADATLGPRLGRPA from the coding sequence ATGAAACTTTCATCCAAGTGTAAGGTCAAAGGTTCTCGGGTCATCTTCCGGGGCCCGATCTTTACTGTCCGGCGGGACCTGGTCGTCGAACCGGGAAATATCAAAGCCATCCGCGACGTGGTGGAACACCGTGGCTCGGTTGTCCTGCTGCCCATCTTTCCCGACGGGAAGATTCTCATGGTCCGGCAATATCGCCACGCGGTCAAGCGTTCTCTCTGGGAACTGGTCGCCGGGCACATCGAGCCGGGCGAATCGCCGCTCGCCGCTGCGCGCCGTGAGTTGAGGGAAGAAGCTGGATACCGGGCCGCGCGCTGTGTCCGGCTACTCGCCTTTTTCCCGACTCCGGGCTTTGTGAGCGAAAGGATGGTTCTCTATCGCCTGGAAGGCTTGCGCCCGGGCCAGGCAGCGCCGGAGGACGACGAAAGGATCGTCTCGCGGAAATTCTCCTTGTCGCAATTGCTGCGGATGATCCGCCGCGGAAGGATTGCGGACGCCAAGTCCATCGCCGGCATCCTGTTTTATGCGATCTTTTCCAAACGAAGAGCTGATGCGACGCTTGGGCCACGGTTGGGGCGTCCGGCATGA
- a CDS encoding DUF169 domain-containing protein, with translation MEAREFAQHVDSFLRPATFPLAIRMLAPGEVPPAKVKQPKRDLNIEIAVCQAVSMARRYGWTLAVGREDVNCVLTKTAFGFEKELPYYSEGNCACGMYTETKAAGAKTEAATHKFPHGKYDRILVGPAARADYSPDVLLMYGNSAQVLRLVTAALWKRGGALTSSFTGRLDCSDEIIRTIESQDYQVILPCYGDRVFAHTEDWEMAFSLPASKMEELVDGLKGTYAGGIRYPIPTFLRYSPQYPEKYNELARLWAEEKK, from the coding sequence ATGGAGGCAAGAGAGTTCGCGCAACACGTTGATTCTTTCCTTCGGCCCGCCACATTTCCGCTGGCCATTCGCATGCTCGCGCCGGGCGAAGTTCCGCCGGCAAAAGTCAAGCAGCCCAAGCGCGACCTGAACATTGAAATCGCCGTGTGCCAGGCGGTCAGCATGGCGCGGCGGTACGGTTGGACGCTGGCTGTCGGGCGCGAGGACGTGAATTGCGTGCTCACCAAAACCGCATTTGGCTTTGAGAAAGAGCTTCCTTACTACTCCGAGGGCAACTGTGCCTGCGGCATGTACACGGAAACGAAAGCGGCCGGCGCGAAAACGGAAGCCGCAACGCACAAATTTCCTCACGGCAAATACGACCGCATCCTGGTTGGGCCGGCCGCTCGAGCCGACTATTCGCCCGATGTTCTGCTCATGTACGGCAATTCGGCGCAGGTGTTGCGGCTTGTCACGGCGGCGCTGTGGAAGCGCGGAGGCGCCCTCACCTCTTCCTTCACCGGTCGCCTCGATTGCTCCGATGAGATCATTCGCACGATCGAAAGCCAGGACTACCAGGTGATCTTGCCCTGCTATGGCGACCGCGTGTTCGCTCACACCGAGGATTGGGAAATGGCTTTCTCCTTGCCGGCATCGAAGATGGAAGAATTGGTGGATGGCCTCAAAGGTACCTACGCCGGCGGCATTCGCTACCCGATTCCGACCTTCTTGCGTTACAGCCCGCAGTATCCGGAGAAGTATAACGAGCTGGCGCGGTTGTGGGCGGAGGAAAAGAAATAA